In Brevibacterium zhoupengii, the following are encoded in one genomic region:
- a CDS encoding TraR/DksA family transcriptional regulator, whose product MVDSDQMRELLRAEETETRRLIAALSSDIKDLAAAREGDNSDDEHDPEGSTLAFERSQAETLLRQSEERLTSIAEAVERLDEGTFGICTSCGNPIPEVRLEIRPYAPTCVACAS is encoded by the coding sequence ATGGTCGACTCGGATCAGATGCGCGAGCTTCTGCGCGCCGAAGAAACTGAGACCAGGAGGCTCATCGCCGCTCTGTCCTCGGACATCAAGGATCTCGCCGCGGCACGCGAGGGCGACAACAGCGACGACGAGCACGACCCCGAAGGGTCGACGCTGGCTTTCGAACGATCGCAGGCAGAAACCCTGCTGCGTCAGTCCGAGGAACGCCTGACCTCCATCGCCGAGGCGGTGGAGAGGCTTGACGAGGGCACCTTCGGAATCTGCACCAGCTGCGGAAACCCCATCCCCGAAGTCCGGCTGGAGATCCGCCCCTACGCACCGACCTGCGTCGCCTGCGCGAGCTGA
- a CDS encoding acyltransferase family protein: MPTRDHRLDRAKGILIFTVVLGHLLARTSPWDDDVLRAPMYLIYSFHMPAFVFLAGNTAKSTRLPERVLTFLVLLFTVLPLMWGWLWIFDLDPDYSFLTPFWYTWFLLSMACWIITVPFIERFPRTILVASVVVGLFGGILPILDTELSASRSMIFWPFFVIGKLYGKQILNWAGSLRIWQKLFFTAAALGAVGYFYLDEVYYKWFYGSLNFAHFDVSIPEGVGIRLIVDIGALLMTLMLLMWVGDKDTIIAKIGRNSLAVYVLHGFVVRGLQPLLDDIEDVLSAPLIFLLCLVLALLATYLLSWGPFERGLRWYSSTVTRLLLTPFASLRAKPGRHSDKASS; encoded by the coding sequence GTGCCCACACGAGATCACAGACTGGACCGCGCCAAAGGCATCCTCATCTTCACTGTCGTCCTCGGCCACCTGCTGGCCCGGACCTCACCATGGGATGACGACGTCCTCCGTGCGCCGATGTACCTCATCTATTCGTTCCACATGCCGGCTTTCGTCTTCCTGGCCGGCAACACAGCGAAGTCGACGAGGCTGCCCGAGCGTGTCCTGACATTCCTGGTCCTGCTGTTCACCGTTTTGCCTCTGATGTGGGGGTGGCTGTGGATCTTCGATCTGGATCCTGACTACAGCTTCCTGACCCCGTTCTGGTACACCTGGTTCCTGCTCTCGATGGCGTGCTGGATCATCACCGTGCCGTTCATCGAACGATTCCCACGAACGATCCTTGTCGCCTCGGTGGTGGTGGGGCTCTTCGGTGGGATTCTGCCGATCCTCGACACCGAGCTCTCAGCCTCACGATCGATGATCTTCTGGCCCTTCTTCGTCATCGGCAAGCTCTACGGCAAGCAGATTCTCAACTGGGCGGGCAGCCTGCGCATCTGGCAGAAGCTGTTCTTCACGGCGGCCGCCCTGGGTGCTGTCGGCTACTTCTACCTCGATGAGGTCTACTACAAGTGGTTCTACGGCAGCCTCAACTTCGCCCACTTCGACGTCAGCATTCCCGAGGGCGTCGGCATCCGCCTCATCGTCGACATCGGGGCCCTGCTGATGACGTTGATGCTTCTCATGTGGGTCGGAGACAAGGACACGATCATTGCCAAGATCGGTCGAAACAGCCTCGCCGTCTACGTACTCCACGGATTCGTCGTCCGTGGCCTCCAGCCTCTCCTCGATGACATCGAGGACGTGCTCAGCGCCCCGCTGATCTTCCTCCTGTGCCTCGTCCTGGCGCTGCTCGCCACCTATCTGCTGTCCTGGGGCCCGTTCGAGAGGGGCTTGCGCTGGTACTCCTCAACCGTGACTCGTCTGCTGCTCACACCGTTTGCGTCGTTGCGCGCGAAGCCGGGCAGACACTCGGACAAAGCCTCTTCATAG
- a CDS encoding homocysteine S-methyltransferase family protein has translation MTTHALTQRLDAGPVICAEGFLFELEKRGYLSAGEFVPEVALEFPDALRSLHMDFQRAGSDIVEAFTYNGHREKMRVIGKEDLLEPLNRSALQIARGVADAKPGNFMAGNISNSNIWDPENPDRQAEVRAMFTEMVGWAVDEGADLIIGETFYFAGEAIAAAEVAKASGLPVVLTLAPMAFQEMADGVGIVETAQKLEQLGVDVVGLNCFRGPATMLPWLKEIRSAVSCHVGALPIPYRTTQDEPTFFNLSDPRAEVASPHGRTFPTALDPLQTNRYEIGAFAKEAYELGVNYIGVCCGATPMHIREVAEAVGLTTDASRFSENMKNHFMYGDNERLAENVVALGSTA, from the coding sequence ATGACCACCCATGCTCTGACCCAACGCCTCGACGCCGGTCCTGTGATCTGCGCCGAAGGATTCCTGTTCGAACTCGAAAAACGCGGCTACCTGTCTGCTGGAGAATTCGTGCCCGAGGTTGCGCTCGAATTCCCCGACGCTCTGCGCTCCCTGCACATGGATTTCCAGCGCGCCGGTTCGGACATCGTCGAGGCCTTCACCTACAACGGACACCGCGAGAAGATGCGGGTCATCGGGAAGGAGGATCTGCTCGAGCCGCTCAACCGCTCCGCCCTGCAGATCGCCCGCGGCGTTGCCGACGCCAAGCCCGGAAACTTCATGGCCGGAAACATCTCGAACTCGAACATCTGGGATCCCGAGAACCCGGACCGCCAGGCCGAGGTCCGGGCGATGTTCACCGAGATGGTGGGCTGGGCTGTGGACGAAGGCGCCGATCTCATCATCGGCGAGACCTTCTACTTCGCCGGCGAGGCCATCGCCGCGGCCGAGGTCGCCAAGGCCAGCGGGCTGCCCGTCGTCCTCACCCTCGCACCCATGGCCTTCCAAGAGATGGCCGATGGCGTGGGAATCGTCGAGACCGCACAGAAGCTCGAACAGCTGGGTGTCGATGTCGTCGGCCTCAACTGCTTCCGCGGACCCGCCACAATGCTGCCGTGGCTGAAGGAGATCCGCTCGGCCGTGTCCTGTCACGTCGGCGCCCTGCCCATCCCCTACCGCACGACTCAGGATGAGCCCACGTTCTTCAATCTCTCAGATCCCCGCGCCGAGGTGGCCTCCCCGCACGGTCGCACCTTCCCCACCGCTCTCGATCCGCTGCAGACGAACCGCTATGAGATCGGTGCCTTCGCGAAGGAAGCCTACGAGCTGGGTGTCAACTACATCGGCGTGTGCTGTGGTGCGACTCCGATGCATATCCGTGAGGTCGCCGAGGCGGTCGGACTCACGACCGATGCCAGCCGGTTCTCCGAGAACATGAAGAACCACTTCATGTACGGCGATAACGAGCGCCTCGCTGAGAACGTCGTCGCTCTCGGCTCGACCGCCTGA
- a CDS encoding formate/nitrite transporter family protein codes for MTQKAQRQRLGTNDFDLEDELVDEATATVVTGAKRLNRKWPELLVTGFFGGVDVGLGILAMVLVKQTTGSDVLAGIAFGIGLLALKLAHSELFTEEFLLPINAVIAGQANVLQVVRLWAVTLVTNLFGGLAFAGLMVVALPDYHSTMIETAVKYMDQPSLVVMIGLSLLAGATVTLSTRMSQGTSNGVVLAIVSMASGLLLIGLGMLHGALNAIVIFAAMLAGADISMLDLLKWFAIVIPFNMLGGLLLITLPRVVRTYRVLRAVRQGTVSLEDLEAQTK; via the coding sequence ATGACCCAGAAAGCACAGCGTCAGCGGCTCGGGACGAATGACTTCGATCTTGAAGACGAACTGGTCGACGAGGCAACCGCGACCGTGGTCACGGGAGCAAAGCGTCTGAATCGGAAATGGCCGGAACTCCTCGTCACCGGGTTCTTCGGCGGTGTCGATGTGGGCCTGGGCATTCTGGCGATGGTGCTGGTCAAGCAGACAACAGGCTCTGATGTGCTGGCCGGTATTGCCTTCGGCATCGGGCTGTTGGCGCTGAAGCTTGCCCACTCAGAGCTGTTCACCGAAGAGTTTCTGCTGCCTATCAACGCCGTCATCGCAGGCCAGGCCAATGTCCTTCAGGTGGTCCGCCTGTGGGCGGTGACCCTGGTGACCAACCTGTTCGGGGGCCTGGCCTTCGCCGGACTGATGGTTGTGGCGCTGCCTGACTACCATTCGACGATGATCGAAACGGCCGTGAAGTACATGGACCAACCGTCCTTGGTGGTGATGATCGGACTCTCGCTCTTGGCCGGAGCCACCGTCACCTTGTCGACTCGAATGTCACAGGGCACCTCGAACGGCGTCGTCCTTGCCATCGTCAGCATGGCATCGGGTCTGTTGCTCATCGGTCTCGGCATGCTCCACGGTGCCCTCAACGCGATCGTCATCTTCGCCGCCATGTTGGCCGGGGCAGATATCTCGATGCTGGATCTGCTGAAGTGGTTTGCGATCGTCATCCCGTTCAACATGCTCGGTGGTCTTCTCCTCATCACCCTGCCCCGGGTGGTCCGCACGTATCGTGTGCTGCGGGCAGTGCGTCAGGGCACGGTCTCGCTGGAAGACCTCGAGGCTCAGACGAAGTAA
- a CDS encoding MFS transporter produces MREIEIQEVSGQRRKRAFAGAVTGHVIEWYDYGIYGFLAVYMGQLFFASENPTVSLLSSFAVFALSFFIRPLGGLFFGPMADKIGRKQTLLIVLILMAGSTCCIGLLPSYSTIGVAAPILLILLRCIQGFSAGGEIGTVTSFIAEYAGPGKRGHLTSWLMTTAVLGLLLGSLVANGLSAIIGAESMLAWGWRLPFLFAGVLGLVAIYIRLKLEDSPEFQAIVAAGESSKAPLRETLSWMRAIMLVFCIITVHASIFYLVLTYASTFISEILQFSGTVRFWFVISACLLSATVMPIGGMMSDRWGRKPILLVSGVAATGSMLWFFLAAPGATPLSFFFPLMACALSFGFYASTTYATMTELLPTRIRSTGIAVAYNLPVALFGGSAPLIAAWFISATGDITAPWYFFVGTGLISLIALLILRQDDFEKAEQVQTIPAHEPSLLYKADS; encoded by the coding sequence ATGCGCGAAATCGAGATACAGGAAGTCAGCGGTCAACGTCGAAAAAGAGCGTTCGCTGGTGCCGTGACCGGGCACGTCATCGAGTGGTACGACTATGGGATATACGGGTTCTTGGCTGTGTACATGGGGCAGCTCTTCTTCGCTTCCGAGAACCCGACGGTGTCGCTGCTGAGCAGCTTTGCCGTATTTGCACTGAGCTTCTTCATCCGGCCACTCGGCGGATTGTTCTTCGGGCCCATGGCAGACAAGATCGGACGGAAGCAGACACTCCTGATCGTCTTGATACTCATGGCTGGATCCACCTGTTGTATCGGGCTTCTACCGAGCTACAGCACTATCGGAGTCGCAGCACCGATTCTCCTGATTCTCTTACGTTGCATTCAAGGGTTTTCCGCAGGCGGGGAGATCGGGACTGTGACTAGCTTCATCGCCGAATACGCAGGACCGGGCAAGCGAGGTCATTTGACGAGTTGGCTCATGACAACTGCCGTCCTGGGACTCCTTCTGGGAAGTCTCGTCGCGAATGGCCTATCAGCCATCATCGGTGCAGAATCGATGCTTGCTTGGGGGTGGAGACTCCCGTTCCTGTTTGCCGGCGTGCTGGGCCTTGTTGCGATCTACATTCGGCTCAAGCTCGAAGACAGCCCTGAGTTCCAAGCGATAGTAGCCGCGGGCGAGAGCTCAAAGGCGCCCTTACGCGAAACACTGTCCTGGATGCGCGCAATCATGCTGGTGTTCTGCATCATTACTGTCCATGCGTCGATCTTCTATCTCGTGCTCACATATGCGTCGACCTTCATCAGCGAAATTCTGCAGTTCTCAGGGACAGTTCGCTTCTGGTTCGTCATCAGTGCATGCCTCCTATCTGCGACCGTCATGCCGATCGGCGGAATGATGTCTGATCGGTGGGGACGGAAGCCGATACTGTTGGTCTCCGGGGTGGCTGCAACCGGATCAATGCTGTGGTTCTTCCTCGCCGCACCTGGCGCCACACCTTTGAGCTTCTTCTTCCCACTGATGGCGTGTGCTCTTTCATTCGGCTTCTATGCGTCGACGACGTACGCAACCATGACGGAGCTGCTGCCCACTCGCATCAGGTCAACCGGAATTGCTGTTGCCTACAACCTGCCGGTGGCACTTTTCGGTGGAAGCGCGCCTTTGATCGCTGCGTGGTTCATTTCGGCAACCGGTGACATCACAGCACCGTGGTACTTCTTTGTAGGGACCGGTCTAATTTCGCTGATAGCGCTTTTGATCCTGCGGCAGGACGACTTCGAGAAGGCTGAGCAAGTACAGACGATCCCTGCGCACGAGCCGAGTCTGCTCTACAAAGCCGACTCCTGA
- a CDS encoding class I adenylate-forming enzyme family protein: MTAISPSQSPSSDTFSLLWDNTVGQHNTRLFLKFRDDDGAISGWTYGEFSSIVDRVAGTLVEYGVGAGDPVHLCLKNCPAFVALWLAIAKIGAWMVPADPASSSRDISSQIDRVTPSLGICSSERAADYRTGAQSQVTLPIVELDESSADVAAGSALIGNTSAPLPEPPHDPTDRLAVMFTSGTTSQPKGVVLTQGNYLNVATQMAKAAALKPHHRWYVTLPLFHANAQYYCFASAIKVGASVSMTANFSASRWIEQARELGVTHASLFAAPIRMILARTPEATDPLDLDHVWYAQNLAPVHHQEFSQLAGVAPRQLYGMTETIAIVSYDRSQPPRPDRIGRPLPGRDVRLLDPVTYDEVTGENPGMIAVAGTRGKDLFLEYLDDAATTSRSFLTDDSGTEWLLTGDLARSDEIGELSFVGRVDDVVKVSGENVSLTEVEAVIAQAPGVLEAAVIAAPDPIRDVVPHAYVVARRGAKELDIDRLSSWSEQNLAPSARPREWHIIDELPRTSVGKIRRFKIGPSES, translated from the coding sequence ATGACCGCGATTTCGCCGAGCCAGTCCCCATCCTCCGACACCTTCTCGCTGCTCTGGGACAACACAGTGGGGCAACACAATACACGGCTGTTCCTCAAGTTCCGTGACGACGACGGAGCAATCTCCGGATGGACCTATGGCGAATTTTCCAGCATCGTCGACAGGGTCGCAGGCACGCTCGTTGAATACGGTGTTGGTGCAGGTGATCCGGTCCATCTGTGTCTGAAGAACTGTCCAGCGTTCGTCGCACTCTGGCTGGCCATTGCGAAGATCGGTGCGTGGATGGTCCCGGCCGACCCAGCCTCATCGTCACGAGACATCTCATCGCAGATCGATCGCGTCACGCCGTCCCTTGGCATCTGCAGCAGTGAAAGAGCCGCAGACTATCGAACCGGCGCACAGTCGCAGGTTACGCTGCCAATCGTCGAGCTTGACGAGTCCTCGGCAGATGTTGCGGCAGGATCTGCTCTGATAGGCAACACCTCGGCCCCGTTGCCAGAGCCGCCGCATGATCCGACAGATCGTCTGGCAGTTATGTTTACGTCAGGCACGACTTCACAGCCCAAAGGTGTGGTTCTGACCCAGGGAAACTATCTCAATGTCGCGACGCAGATGGCGAAGGCTGCTGCGCTGAAACCACACCACCGGTGGTATGTGACGTTGCCTCTCTTCCATGCGAATGCGCAGTACTACTGTTTCGCGTCGGCGATCAAGGTGGGGGCATCTGTCTCCATGACGGCCAATTTTTCTGCCAGCCGCTGGATTGAGCAGGCCAGAGAGCTTGGTGTCACTCACGCCAGTCTGTTTGCCGCTCCGATTCGAATGATTCTAGCTCGCACTCCGGAAGCCACTGATCCTCTCGATCTCGACCACGTCTGGTATGCACAGAATCTTGCGCCCGTTCATCACCAGGAATTCAGTCAACTGGCGGGAGTGGCGCCCAGGCAGCTCTATGGCATGACAGAGACGATCGCGATAGTTTCATATGATCGTTCACAGCCTCCCCGCCCAGACCGGATTGGTCGTCCTCTGCCAGGCCGAGATGTGAGACTGCTCGATCCTGTGACTTACGACGAGGTTACAGGGGAAAACCCAGGAATGATTGCAGTGGCAGGTACGCGAGGCAAAGACCTCTTTCTCGAATACCTCGACGATGCGGCGACGACTTCTCGGAGCTTTCTGACTGACGACTCAGGCACCGAATGGCTGTTGACGGGAGACCTGGCGAGATCGGACGAAATCGGGGAGCTGTCGTTCGTCGGCAGAGTTGACGACGTCGTCAAGGTGTCGGGAGAGAACGTTAGCCTGACCGAAGTGGAAGCCGTGATTGCTCAGGCGCCAGGTGTCTTGGAAGCCGCAGTCATCGCCGCCCCGGACCCCATACGAGATGTCGTTCCTCACGCCTATGTTGTTGCTCGGCGTGGCGCAAAAGAACTCGACATCGACAGGTTGTCATCCTGGTCTGAGCAGAATTTAGCACCTTCGGCCCGCCCGCGGGAATGGCACATTATTGATGAACTCCCACGCACAAGCGTAGGGAAAATCCGCCGGTTCAAGATCGGACCCTCCGAGTCCTGA
- a CDS encoding PucR family transcriptional regulator has product MSSALSEVALRIREDEDSIADLAASRIYGELATYVGVPRDELLASVRTNARRAVDVLISRQIPSVSENAEHRATTRARIDENVPIEDIIRAYRISLSATHDSFISKASAAGLDPQSTLDGATLLWRLGDWFTAGAATEYRYRAGTEAMRQSFEIGSLVRKLTTESVIDDDTTQQVKKYGVDIDGVYAVAAVPASGHDVEKIIRDVKSSGSTVRAQALVAQIDLRVIAIVARKPTEAVSDVPIAIGPFVPLTQLATSARICEQVWKLARKERSGVHSMESYGWRLAVPDSTDINEFLIHRYISPLRPGTAAGRDILETLRTWLRASSSVRRTAEELNVHENTVRYRLQRFSDLIGGFEYGIDELLGLRWALEAYDSGCIAGTDPH; this is encoded by the coding sequence GTGAGCTCGGCGCTGTCGGAAGTCGCCCTCAGAATCCGAGAGGATGAAGACAGCATTGCTGATCTCGCAGCCTCTCGGATTTACGGGGAGCTGGCTACCTACGTTGGGGTGCCACGAGATGAGCTGCTCGCTTCAGTGAGGACAAATGCCCGCCGTGCAGTGGACGTCCTGATCTCTCGGCAGATTCCCTCAGTCTCAGAGAATGCTGAGCACAGGGCGACTACGCGTGCGCGGATCGATGAGAACGTGCCCATCGAGGACATAATACGTGCCTACCGAATCAGCTTGAGCGCCACGCACGATTCGTTCATCTCAAAGGCTTCAGCTGCTGGCCTTGATCCCCAGAGCACGCTGGATGGAGCAACACTGCTGTGGCGTCTCGGTGATTGGTTCACTGCGGGCGCTGCGACTGAGTACCGCTACCGGGCGGGCACTGAAGCGATGAGACAGTCGTTCGAAATCGGTTCATTAGTGCGCAAGCTGACGACAGAATCCGTTATTGACGATGACACCACGCAACAGGTGAAGAAATACGGTGTGGACATCGACGGGGTCTATGCCGTTGCTGCCGTCCCTGCCTCTGGCCATGACGTGGAGAAGATCATCCGTGATGTGAAGTCCTCGGGCTCGACAGTTCGAGCCCAGGCACTGGTCGCGCAGATCGACCTTCGTGTCATCGCCATCGTTGCTCGAAAACCGACAGAGGCAGTCTCGGATGTGCCCATCGCGATCGGTCCGTTCGTCCCGCTGACGCAGCTTGCCACGTCGGCGCGAATCTGTGAGCAGGTTTGGAAGCTGGCACGCAAAGAGCGGTCAGGGGTCCACAGTATGGAGTCGTACGGCTGGCGGCTGGCTGTACCGGATTCCACGGACATCAATGAGTTTCTGATCCACCGGTACATCAGTCCGCTTCGTCCGGGCACGGCCGCTGGGCGAGACATTCTGGAAACACTCCGGACATGGTTGCGAGCATCATCCTCTGTTAGACGGACCGCGGAAGAACTGAATGTTCATGAGAACACTGTCCGATATCGTCTACAGAGGTTCAGCGATCTGATTGGAGGATTCGAGTACGGAATCGATGAGCTCCTCGGGTTGCGGTGGGCATTGGAAGCTTACGACAGTGGATGCATTGCAGGCACGGATCCCCACTGA
- a CDS encoding alanine--glyoxylate aminotransferase family protein, producing MTLPHEDVDPDGLLEYSVVFTDRSLNHMSGRFVSVMQDINRVLREAYDAHSVAIVPGGGSYAMESVARQLATGRKCLVVRNGLFSFRWSQILDAGSIASETTVLKASPSSDEHQSAWSPAPISEVVSAIESERPAVVFAPHVETASGMLLPDDYVRQVSDAVHSVGGIFVLDCIASGAVWASQTDLGVDVLISAPQKGWSGSPCAGYVMLSEAGRAAVEESTSTSFAMDLKKWLFIADEYEEGRAPYHATMPTDSLAHNAAIMLETEQLGFDKLSAAQFELGDRVRKVFAERGLPSVATPEFASPSVVVVHTDNPKLATGAQFKEAGVQIAAGVPLQCDEPEDFSTFRIGLFGLDKLGDIDGTITRLETALDSIGVTPQS from the coding sequence ATGACTTTGCCACACGAAGATGTTGACCCAGACGGCCTGCTCGAATACTCGGTGGTCTTCACCGACCGATCACTGAACCACATGTCGGGTCGATTCGTATCCGTCATGCAGGACATCAACCGCGTCCTGCGCGAAGCCTATGATGCGCACAGCGTGGCCATCGTTCCCGGTGGTGGCAGCTACGCCATGGAATCCGTGGCCAGGCAGCTCGCGACCGGTAGGAAATGCCTCGTGGTCCGCAACGGCCTCTTCTCATTCCGCTGGTCACAGATCCTCGACGCCGGATCCATCGCCAGCGAGACGACGGTGCTCAAGGCGTCCCCGAGCAGCGACGAGCACCAGTCGGCCTGGTCGCCTGCCCCCATCTCCGAGGTGGTCTCCGCCATCGAGTCCGAACGCCCAGCAGTCGTGTTCGCACCCCACGTCGAAACCGCCTCCGGAATGCTGCTGCCCGACGACTACGTGCGCCAGGTCAGCGACGCGGTCCACAGCGTGGGCGGCATCTTCGTCCTCGACTGCATCGCCTCCGGTGCAGTGTGGGCCTCGCAGACGGATCTGGGTGTCGACGTCCTCATCAGCGCCCCGCAGAAGGGGTGGAGCGGTTCACCCTGCGCAGGCTACGTCATGCTCAGCGAAGCAGGCCGCGCCGCCGTCGAGGAGTCCACGTCGACGAGCTTCGCCATGGACCTCAAGAAGTGGCTGTTCATCGCTGACGAGTACGAAGAGGGTCGGGCGCCGTACCACGCGACGATGCCCACCGATTCGCTGGCGCACAACGCCGCCATCATGCTGGAGACCGAGCAGCTCGGCTTCGACAAACTCTCGGCGGCACAGTTCGAACTCGGCGACCGGGTCCGCAAGGTCTTCGCCGAGCGCGGGCTGCCCTCTGTCGCGACACCGGAGTTCGCCTCACCCAGCGTGGTCGTCGTCCACACGGACAACCCGAAGCTGGCCACCGGCGCACAGTTCAAGGAAGCCGGCGTGCAGATCGCTGCCGGAGTGCCCCTGCAGTGTGACGAGCCCGAGGACTTCTCGACCTTCCGCATCGGACTCTTCGGCCTCGACAAGCTCGGCGACATCGACGGCACGATCACCCGCCTCGAAACCGCGCTCGACTCGATCGGCGTGACGCCGCAGAGCTGA
- the gndA gene encoding NADP-dependent phosphogluconate dehydrogenase, translating to MSAEVGVIGTGVMGSNLARNLARHLAARAGARVAVYDRDVERAQALAAEHPEADFLVASSPADLASKLSGPRVAILMVNAGAATDSAINDLVEVFEPGDIIVDGGNSLFTDTIARGETVRQAGIEFVGVGISGGEVGALEGPSMMVGGTESAWSRLRPILEPIAARAETGDGHAESSVGHVESSDGRAESSDGDGAPVDRAQVDPESCIAHVGTDGAGHFVKMIHNGIEYADMQLIAEAFALLRSRLGLTPSEVAEVFREWNRGELESYLIEITAEVLDHTDAATGQPFVDVIADSAGAKGTGGWTVKTGLDLGVPVATIAEAVSARSLSAASVLRSSGTALDGPSNATSADDEARTSADDEAPTSAPVDRDTVIETVRQALFTGKILAYVQGFHEIAAGAQEHGWNTDLGEVARIWRAGCIIRARFLDRITDAFEADPKLSSLLADSYFQDSLNAGQQALRDTVADAASAGVPIPALASALSYFDGIRTSRSSAALVQGQRDFFGSHTYARTDRSGTFHTLWSGDRSEVQL from the coding sequence ATGAGCGCGGAAGTGGGCGTGATCGGCACCGGAGTGATGGGCTCGAACCTCGCACGAAACCTCGCACGGCATTTGGCCGCACGGGCAGGAGCGCGAGTCGCCGTCTACGACCGCGACGTCGAACGGGCCCAAGCCCTCGCGGCCGAACACCCCGAGGCGGATTTCCTCGTCGCTTCATCGCCAGCGGATCTGGCCAGCAAGCTCTCGGGCCCACGCGTGGCGATCCTCATGGTCAATGCGGGCGCGGCTACGGACTCGGCGATCAACGATCTGGTCGAAGTCTTCGAACCCGGAGACATCATCGTCGACGGTGGAAACTCGCTATTCACCGACACGATCGCTCGCGGCGAGACCGTGAGGCAGGCCGGAATCGAGTTCGTCGGGGTCGGCATCTCCGGGGGAGAGGTCGGCGCCCTCGAAGGGCCGTCGATGATGGTCGGCGGCACCGAATCCGCGTGGTCGAGGCTGCGGCCGATCCTCGAACCCATCGCCGCACGCGCCGAAACCGGTGACGGGCACGCCGAGTCCAGTGTCGGACATGTCGAGTCCAGCGACGGGCGTGCCGAGTCCAGCGACGGAGACGGCGCACCGGTGGATCGCGCACAGGTGGACCCGGAATCGTGCATCGCGCATGTGGGCACCGATGGGGCCGGTCACTTCGTCAAGATGATCCACAACGGGATCGAATATGCGGACATGCAGCTCATCGCCGAGGCGTTCGCGCTGCTGAGAAGCAGGCTTGGGCTTACTCCGTCCGAGGTCGCCGAGGTCTTCAGGGAATGGAATCGCGGAGAACTCGAGTCCTATCTCATCGAAATCACCGCCGAGGTCCTCGACCACACCGATGCGGCCACGGGCCAGCCATTCGTCGACGTCATCGCCGACTCCGCCGGGGCCAAGGGGACCGGCGGGTGGACAGTGAAGACCGGACTCGATCTGGGTGTTCCTGTCGCCACCATCGCCGAGGCGGTCTCGGCCAGGTCCTTGTCCGCGGCTTCCGTACTGCGTTCCTCCGGGACGGCGTTGGACGGTCCTTCGAATGCCACCTCGGCCGACGACGAAGCCCGCACCTCGGCGGACGATGAAGCGCCCACCTCGGCGCCGGTCGATCGTGACACGGTCATCGAGACCGTGCGGCAAGCGCTGTTCACAGGAAAGATCCTCGCCTATGTGCAGGGCTTCCACGAGATCGCCGCCGGAGCACAGGAACACGGCTGGAACACAGACCTCGGAGAAGTGGCCAGAATCTGGAGGGCGGGCTGCATCATCCGCGCCAGATTCCTCGACCGGATCACGGACGCCTTTGAGGCCGATCCGAAGCTGAGCTCACTGCTCGCCGATTCGTATTTCCAGGATTCGCTCAACGCCGGGCAGCAGGCTCTGCGGGATACGGTCGCCGACGCCGCGTCGGCCGGCGTGCCGATTCCGGCCCTGGCCTCGGCGCTGTCGTACTTCGACGGCATCCGCACCTCCCGGTCCTCGGCGGCGCTGGTGCAGGGGCAGCGAGACTTCTTCGGATCCCACACGTACGCGCGCACAGATCGTTCGGGAACCTTCCACACCCTGTGGTCGGGTGACCGCAGCGAAGTGCAGCTGTGA